The following are encoded together in the Daphnia magna isolate NIES linkage group LG8, ASM2063170v1.1, whole genome shotgun sequence genome:
- the LOC116928315 gene encoding U1 small nuclear ribonucleoprotein A — protein MDVRPNSTIYINNLNEKVKKEELKKSLYAIFSQFGQILDIVALKTLKMRGQAFVIFKEITSATNALRGMQGFPFYDKPMRIQYAKTDSDVIAKMKGTFQERPAKPKPEGEPKKKKKKESKQQVVVPGSFGGPATYGYPAVGGAGVPEQPPNQILFLTNLPEETNEMMLSMLFTQFPGFKEVRLVPGRHDIAFVEFENEVQAAGARESLQGFKITPTHSMKISFAKK, from the exons ATGGACGTGAGGCCCAACAGCACGATTTACATAAACaatctaaatgaaaaagtcAAGAAAGAAG AGTTGAAGAAATCATTGTATGCAATCTTTTCACAATTTGGACAAATTCTCGACATTGTGGCACtgaaaacattgaaaatgCGTGGACAGgcatttgttatttttaaggAAATAACTTCAGCCACTAATGCCCTCCGAGGGATGCAAGGATTTCCCTTTTATGATAAACCGAtg CGCATACAATATGCCAAAACAGATTCTGATGTAATTGCGAAGATGAAAGGAACATTTCAGGAACGTCCTGCAAAACCAAAACCTGAAGGAgaaccaaagaaaaagaagaagaaggaaagtAAACAACAAGTGGTTGTTCCTGGTAGTTTTGGTGGCCCTGCTACTTATGGATATCCAGCAGTTGGAGGGGCTGGAGTGCCTGAACAACCACCTAATCAAATTTTGTTCTTGACTAATCTACCAGAAGAAACCAATGAAATGATGTTGTCCATGTTATTCACACA ATTCCCTGGTTTCAAAGAAGTCCGTTTGGTTCCTGGCCGACATGACATCGCATTCGtggaatttgaaaatgaagtacaaGCTGCTGGAGCTCGAGAATCCTTGCAGGGTTTCAAAATCACTCCAACACACTCAATGAAAATTTCCTTTGCCAAAAAGTGA